Proteins from one Triticum aestivum cultivar Chinese Spring chromosome 7A, IWGSC CS RefSeq v2.1, whole genome shotgun sequence genomic window:
- the LOC123151605 gene encoding uncharacterized protein: MSHDQLLHEEQSCPVTRTRVRVVPDHCSWFGCADLADGSPTVHEDGQMVVAHEVFDGMRDWDVYYFRTCLIILACGHLLMGGIESEQGRRKDSHWSPWQPVRKARTEDGKGKRKKKRMTGFLTRQLN; this comes from the exons ATGTCCCATGATCAGCTACTACACGAAGAACAGTCATGTCCAG TGACCAGAACCAGAGTACGTGTCGTCCCTGATCACTGCTCGTGGTTTGGTTGTGCCGATCTGGCTGACGGTTCACCAACCGTGCATGAAG ATGGACAGATGGTGGTCGCTCATGAGGTGTTCGACGGAATGCGGGACTGGGATGTGTATTATTTCAGGACATGCTTAATCATATTGGCATGTGGCCATTTGCTGATGGGGGGTATAGAATCAGAGCAGGGAAGAAGAAAGGACAGCCATTGGTCGCCGTGGCAACCGGTAAGAAAGGCGAGAACAGAAGATGGGAAGggtaagaggaagaagaagagaatgacAG GTTTTCTTACGAGACAACTGAACTGA
- the LOC123150461 gene encoding probable peroxygenase 5 isoform X1, giving the protein MALFIHALWGGGKPLALVLTTVLLCVLRPGGQLPKGKEEFSSMADVYNHELTPLQKHVAFFDRNKDGVIHPSETYEGFRAIGCGVALSAFSAVFINGLLGPKTIPENMKVGAFKFPIYVKNIHKGKHGSDSGVYDANGRFVPEKFEEIFKKHAHTRPDALTGKELNELLQANREPNDLKGRVGGFTEWKVLYSLCKDKEGFLHKETVRAVYDGSLFVKLEQERKQAKESAKKK; this is encoded by the exons ATGGCTCTGTTTATCCACGCTCTGTGGGGCGGCGGCAAGCCTCTGGCGCTGGTGCTCACCACGGTGCTCCTCTGTGTGCTGCGGCCAGGTGGGCAGCTGCCCAAGGGCAAGGAGGAGTTCTCCTCCATGGCGGACGTGTACAACCACGAGCTGACGCCGCTGCAGAAGCACGTCGCCTTCTTCGACCGCAACAAGGACGGCGTCATCCACCCCTCCGAGACCTACGAAG GGTTCCGCGCGATCGGGTGCGGCGTCGCGCTGTCCGCCTTCAGCGCAGTCTTCATCAACGGACTGCTCGGTCCCAAGACCATACCG GAGAACATGAAGGTTGGAGCTTTCAAGTTTCCGATCTACGTAAAGAACATCCACAAGGGCAAGCATGGCAGCGATTCGGGCGTGTACGATGCCAATGGAAG GTTTGTTCCTGAAAAGTTTGAAGAGATATTCAAAAAGCATGCTCACACCAGGCCTGATGCCCTGACAGGCAAAGAGCTGAATGAGTTGCTTCAAGCAAACAGGGAGCCTAACGACTTGAAAGGACG AGTGGGTGGCTTCACGGAGTGGAAAGTTCTCTACTCGCTGTGCAAAGATAAGGAGGGATTTCTTCACAAGGAGACTGTCAGGGCAGTCTACGATGGCAGCCTGTTTGTGAAGTTGGAGCAAGAGAGGAAGCAAGCTAAGGAATCTGCCAAGAAGAAATGA
- the LOC123150461 gene encoding probable peroxygenase 5 isoform X2, protein MASKSAVTTAGGQLPKGKEEFSSMADVYNHELTPLQKHVAFFDRNKDGVIHPSETYEGFRAIGCGVALSAFSAVFINGLLGPKTIPENMKVGAFKFPIYVKNIHKGKHGSDSGVYDANGRFVPEKFEEIFKKHAHTRPDALTGKELNELLQANREPNDLKGRVGGFTEWKVLYSLCKDKEGFLHKETVRAVYDGSLFVKLEQERKQAKESAKKK, encoded by the exons ATGGCGTCCAAGTCCGCGGTCACCACCGCAG GTGGGCAGCTGCCCAAGGGCAAGGAGGAGTTCTCCTCCATGGCGGACGTGTACAACCACGAGCTGACGCCGCTGCAGAAGCACGTCGCCTTCTTCGACCGCAACAAGGACGGCGTCATCCACCCCTCCGAGACCTACGAAG GGTTCCGCGCGATCGGGTGCGGCGTCGCGCTGTCCGCCTTCAGCGCAGTCTTCATCAACGGACTGCTCGGTCCCAAGACCATACCG GAGAACATGAAGGTTGGAGCTTTCAAGTTTCCGATCTACGTAAAGAACATCCACAAGGGCAAGCATGGCAGCGATTCGGGCGTGTACGATGCCAATGGAAG GTTTGTTCCTGAAAAGTTTGAAGAGATATTCAAAAAGCATGCTCACACCAGGCCTGATGCCCTGACAGGCAAAGAGCTGAATGAGTTGCTTCAAGCAAACAGGGAGCCTAACGACTTGAAAGGACG AGTGGGTGGCTTCACGGAGTGGAAAGTTCTCTACTCGCTGTGCAAAGATAAGGAGGGATTTCTTCACAAGGAGACTGTCAGGGCAGTCTACGATGGCAGCCTGTTTGTGAAGTTGGAGCAAGAGAGGAAGCAAGCTAAGGAATCTGCCAAGAAGAAATGA